From the Dehalococcoidia bacterium genome, one window contains:
- the tsaE gene encoding tRNA (adenosine(37)-N6)-threonylcarbamoyltransferase complex ATPase subunit type 1 TsaE: MDCLLLRSESPAETRRIGARLARLLRPGDVVLLQGELGAGKTCLAQGIGAGLGVASGIKSSAFVLLSEYRGRLTLYLADLYRLEDPQEVADLALEESAADGVLAVEWPERAWQEMPPERLLVRIEWTGERSRELTFEARGARYEELLAALASRLEKRR; this comes from the coding sequence ATGGACTGCCTGCTCCTGAGGAGCGAGAGCCCGGCTGAGACCAGGCGCATCGGCGCGAGGCTGGCGCGCCTTCTCCGCCCCGGCGACGTCGTTCTCCTTCAAGGCGAGCTCGGTGCGGGAAAGACGTGCCTCGCCCAGGGCATCGGAGCCGGACTGGGAGTAGCGTCCGGCATCAAGAGTTCCGCGTTCGTGCTCCTGAGCGAGTACCGGGGCCGGCTGACGCTCTACCTGGCCGACCTCTACCGGCTCGAAGACCCGCAGGAAGTGGCCGACCTGGCGCTTGAGGAGTCGGCGGCGGACGGCGTGCTGGCGGTCGAGTGGCCGGAGCGGGCCTGGCAGGAGATGCCGCCCGAGCGTCTGCTCGTGCGCATCGAGTGGACGGGCGAGCGCTCGCGGGAGTTGACGTTCGAGGCGCGGGGCGCGCGCTACGAGGAGTTGCTCGCCGCCCTCGCGTCACGTCTGGAGAAGAGGCGGTGA
- the lon gene encoding endopeptidase La, with product MQENQDEKQQEESAPGTSQQTPRFPEVLPAIASDGMVLFPGLMLPLATPDPAIVQAISEAAASPVKMVVLFAQKPGEGGQYSAEMYSIGTVANIIRMMRDPSGGVQAIIQGVVRAEMLSVEQETPSLRVRVQALDEERGEGIELEALTRTVLGLFQRVVALSDALPNELGMAAETITSPGTLADLVAAHINIKPEEKQAVLETLNVIERLRLVNGYLQKEAEVLQVEREIQSQVRGELDKTQRQYILREQLKAIQRELGESDLAPEVEELAQRIEEAHMPEEARREAERELERLRTMPQAAAEYQVSRNYLEWLVSLPWDKSTEDNMDIARAEAILNEDHYGLDKVKRRILDFLIVRKLKADSRGPILCFVGPPGTGKTSLGQSIARALGRKFIRMSLGGMRDEAEIRGHRRTYVGALPGRIIQQIRRADSNNPLFMLDEVDKLGMDFRGDPSAALLEVLDPEQNNAFVDHYLDVPFDLSRVMFITTANLIDPIPAPLQDRMEIIELPGYTEHEKLEIAKRYLAPRQMEANGLQPGALTITDEAILEVIRSYTREAGVRNLEREIGGICRGVARDVVRGVQESVTVNPEDLSKFLGPRRFRWEVEREEDEVGVATAMAATAAGGDLLYVEASCVPGKGRLTLTGKLGDVMQESAQAALTYARSRAEQLRIPEGAFDNFDLHIHVPAGAIPKDGPSAGVTMATALVSALTRRPVRKDVAMTGEITLRGKVLPVGAIRDKVLAAHRAGIKTVIIPKDNEPDLEELAPDVRNEITFVLAEHADDVLNNALHPEQVEEQSRLTVVR from the coding sequence GTGCAGGAGAACCAGGACGAGAAACAGCAGGAAGAGTCTGCTCCGGGGACTTCGCAGCAAACACCCAGGTTCCCCGAGGTGCTGCCTGCCATCGCCAGCGACGGCATGGTGCTCTTCCCGGGCCTGATGCTGCCGCTGGCCACCCCTGATCCGGCCATTGTCCAGGCCATCAGCGAAGCGGCTGCCAGCCCCGTGAAAATGGTCGTCCTGTTCGCCCAAAAGCCCGGCGAAGGCGGCCAGTACAGCGCCGAGATGTATTCCATCGGGACGGTGGCGAACATAATCCGCATGATGCGCGACCCATCGGGCGGCGTCCAGGCGATTATCCAGGGAGTCGTGCGCGCAGAGATGCTGTCTGTGGAGCAGGAGACGCCCTCGCTACGCGTCCGCGTGCAGGCACTAGATGAGGAGCGCGGAGAGGGCATAGAGCTGGAGGCGCTGACGAGGACGGTCCTCGGCCTGTTTCAGCGCGTGGTGGCGTTGAGCGATGCTCTCCCCAACGAACTGGGAATGGCTGCGGAGACAATCACGTCGCCGGGTACGCTCGCCGATCTGGTGGCGGCGCACATCAATATCAAGCCGGAGGAGAAGCAGGCCGTGCTCGAGACGCTGAACGTAATCGAGCGGCTCCGGCTGGTGAACGGCTATCTCCAAAAAGAGGCGGAAGTCCTCCAGGTCGAAAGGGAGATACAGTCGCAGGTCCGCGGCGAGCTCGACAAGACCCAGAGGCAGTACATCCTCCGCGAGCAATTGAAGGCGATACAGCGCGAGCTCGGCGAGTCCGACCTGGCGCCGGAGGTGGAGGAGCTGGCGCAGCGCATAGAGGAAGCGCACATGCCGGAAGAGGCGCGACGCGAGGCGGAACGCGAGCTGGAGCGCCTGCGCACCATGCCTCAGGCCGCTGCCGAGTACCAGGTGTCGCGCAACTACCTCGAGTGGCTCGTAAGCCTGCCCTGGGACAAGAGCACCGAGGACAACATGGACATCGCGCGCGCGGAAGCGATATTGAACGAAGATCACTACGGTCTCGACAAGGTGAAGCGGCGGATACTCGACTTCCTGATCGTGCGCAAGCTCAAGGCGGACAGCCGCGGGCCGATCCTGTGCTTCGTGGGGCCGCCGGGCACGGGGAAGACCTCGCTCGGGCAGTCGATCGCGCGGGCGCTGGGGCGAAAGTTCATCCGTATGTCGCTCGGCGGCATGCGCGACGAGGCGGAGATAAGGGGACACCGCCGCACGTACGTCGGCGCCCTGCCCGGACGCATCATCCAGCAGATAAGGCGCGCCGACTCGAACAACCCCCTGTTCATGCTCGACGAGGTCGACAAATTGGGGATGGACTTCCGGGGCGACCCGTCGGCGGCGCTGCTCGAGGTGCTCGACCCCGAGCAGAACAATGCTTTCGTCGATCACTATCTCGATGTGCCGTTCGACCTCTCGCGCGTCATGTTTATCACCACCGCCAACCTCATCGACCCGATCCCCGCGCCGTTGCAGGACCGCATGGAGATAATCGAGCTGCCGGGCTACACCGAGCACGAGAAGCTGGAGATCGCCAAGCGCTACCTGGCGCCGCGCCAAATGGAGGCGAATGGGCTTCAGCCCGGCGCGCTCACGATCACCGACGAGGCGATCCTGGAGGTGATCAGGAGCTACACGCGGGAGGCGGGCGTGCGCAACCTGGAGCGCGAGATCGGCGGGATCTGCCGCGGCGTCGCCCGTGACGTCGTGCGCGGCGTCCAGGAGAGCGTCACCGTCAACCCCGAAGACCTGAGTAAGTTCCTGGGGCCGCGGCGATTCCGCTGGGAGGTGGAGCGCGAGGAAGACGAGGTGGGCGTGGCGACCGCTATGGCCGCGACGGCGGCCGGCGGCGACCTGCTGTATGTGGAGGCGAGCTGCGTGCCGGGGAAAGGCCGCCTCACGCTCACCGGCAAGCTGGGCGATGTGATGCAGGAGTCGGCGCAGGCGGCGCTGACGTATGCCCGCAGCCGCGCCGAGCAATTGCGCATCCCTGAAGGCGCGTTCGACAACTTCGACCTGCACATCCACGTGCCCGCGGGCGCCATCCCCAAGGACGGCCCGTCCGCCGGCGTGACGATGGCGACGGCTCTGGTCTCAGCCCTGACGAGGCGCCCCGTTCGCAAAGACGTGGCAATGACGGGCGAAATAACGCTGCGGGGCAAGGTGCTGCCCGTGGGCGCCATCAGGGACAAGGTGCTGGCGGCCCACCGGGCGGGAATCAAAACGGTCATAATCCCCAAGGACAACGAGCCGGACCTGGAGGAGCTGGCGCCGGATGTGCGCAACGAGATCACCTTCGTCCTCGCCGAGCACGCCGACGACGTGCTGAACAACGCGCTGCACCCGGAACAGGTGGAGGAACAGAGCCGGCTCACAGTCGTCCGCTAG
- a CDS encoding Hsp20/alpha crystallin family protein, with protein sequence METKHAFDEFERLHEQMEQMWRRMVSGLPGRPGFCAPVIQPLTDIFETPNHVVIVAEVAGIADEEVEIEIQGDRLTFRGEKRDRRAEPHHRHAQVEICYGRFERTVRLPASVKTEGAEVSYSDGFLRILLPKVEQQVPRSVRVNLRES encoded by the coding sequence TTGGAAACGAAGCATGCCTTTGACGAGTTCGAGCGGCTCCACGAGCAAATGGAGCAGATGTGGCGTCGAATGGTGTCTGGTCTTCCCGGCCGTCCCGGCTTCTGCGCCCCCGTCATCCAGCCGCTGACCGATATCTTCGAGACGCCGAACCACGTAGTGATCGTTGCGGAGGTGGCGGGCATAGCGGACGAAGAAGTAGAGATCGAGATACAGGGCGATCGTTTGACCTTTCGCGGCGAAAAGAGGGACCGACGCGCCGAACCCCACCATCGCCATGCGCAAGTGGAGATCTGCTACGGGCGCTTTGAGCGGACGGTGAGACTTCCCGCCTCAGTCAAGACCGAGGGGGCGGAAGTGTCTTATTCGGACGGCTTTCTCCGCATCCTCCTGCCTAAGGTGGAACAGCAAGTCCCTCGATCTGTGAGAGTGAATCTCCGCGAGTCTTAG
- a CDS encoding metallophosphoesterase family protein, with protein sequence MRILIVSDIHSNLAAFEAVLRDAGAAGPIDRVWCPGDIVGYGPDPIACIALLRPYSHLAVCGNHDLAAIDRISTSDFNPAGRMAAEWTGKRLGNKERQYLDGLPQVAKEGDFTLVHGSLRAPVWEYLLSSEAAEEQFRRMETAYSIIGHSHIPFVACETAGGTARLTPLLNGDRIDLGERRLIINPGSVGQPRDGDRRASYAALDLEGRVLTLRRVEYDIAATQEKIRAEGLPRWLAERLAFGQ encoded by the coding sequence TTGCGAATACTCATCGTCAGCGACATCCACTCCAACCTCGCCGCCTTCGAGGCCGTCCTCCGCGACGCCGGTGCTGCCGGCCCCATCGACCGCGTGTGGTGCCCCGGCGACATCGTCGGCTACGGCCCCGACCCGATCGCCTGCATCGCGCTGCTGCGCCCGTACTCCCACCTCGCTGTCTGCGGCAACCACGACCTGGCCGCAATCGACCGCATCAGCACGTCGGACTTCAACCCGGCGGGAAGGATGGCGGCAGAGTGGACGGGGAAGCGGCTGGGCAACAAGGAGAGGCAGTACCTCGACGGCCTGCCGCAGGTCGCGAAGGAAGGCGACTTCACGCTTGTGCACGGCAGCCTGCGGGCGCCTGTTTGGGAGTACCTGCTATCGTCGGAAGCGGCTGAGGAGCAGTTCCGGCGCATGGAGACGGCCTACAGCATCATCGGCCACTCGCACATACCGTTTGTCGCCTGCGAGACGGCAGGGGGAACGGCGCGACTGACGCCGCTGCTGAACGGAGACCGCATCGACCTGGGGGAGCGACGCCTCATCATAAACCCGGGCTCTGTGGGGCAGCCCCGCGACGGCGACCGGCGCGCCTCTTACGCCGCGCTCGACCTCGAGGGGCGCGTCCTCACGCTCCGCCGCGTGGAGTACGATATCGCGGCGACGCAGGAGAAGATACGGGCGGAAGGTTTGCCCCGGTGGTTGGCGGAGCGCCTCGCCTTCGGCCAATGA
- the tsaB gene encoding tRNA (adenosine(37)-N6)-threonylcarbamoyltransferase complex dimerization subunit type 1 TsaB, translated as MTAVELSVDSASDWASVGLSTEGQAFAETTWRSRRQHSTQLMPAIEALLARFAIDRAELTAVFVCVGPGSYAALRAGVSIAKGLAFAFGVPIVGVGRLELDAYPYAGCGRPLCAVHRAGRGEAAWAVYVGPKERWSEVVSPRMSSVEAMLSMAPRDALFCGEEDDDLGSLLGQSGEKGSGRMLVTGRRRADHLAELAWRRLAAGQADDARSLVPLYLREPAIGPQS; from the coding sequence GTGACGGCGGTGGAGCTGTCCGTCGATTCGGCGAGCGACTGGGCGAGCGTGGGGCTGTCGACCGAAGGGCAGGCGTTCGCGGAGACGACGTGGCGCAGCCGCCGCCAGCACTCGACGCAGCTCATGCCGGCGATAGAGGCGCTGCTCGCCCGCTTCGCCATCGACAGGGCGGAGTTGACGGCGGTCTTCGTGTGCGTGGGGCCGGGAAGCTATGCGGCGCTTCGCGCGGGTGTCAGCATTGCCAAAGGGCTGGCGTTCGCGTTCGGAGTTCCCATCGTCGGCGTCGGGCGGCTCGAGCTGGACGCATACCCCTACGCGGGCTGCGGGCGGCCGCTGTGCGCGGTGCACCGAGCCGGTCGCGGCGAGGCCGCTTGGGCGGTGTACGTGGGGCCGAAGGAGCGCTGGTCGGAGGTGGTGTCGCCGCGCATGTCGTCGGTGGAGGCGATGCTTTCGATGGCCCCGCGGGATGCCCTGTTCTGCGGCGAGGAAGACGACGACCTGGGGTCGCTGCTCGGGCAGTCGGGAGAGAAGGGGAGCGGGCGGATGCTGGTCACGGGCCGGCGGCGCGCCGATCATCTGGCGGAGCTTGCGTGGCGCCGTCTCGCGGCCGGGCAGGCCGACGACGCGCGGTCACTCGTGCCGCTGTACCTGCGCGAGCCCGCCATCGGCCCGCAGAGCTAG
- the rsfS gene encoding ribosome silencing factor, giving the protein MVELLSEKQAEDIILLDIGRVASFADYFVIASAATTRQMQALLDSIEDELAKKSVAVRREGASDSGWVLLDLGDVIVHLFDPATRAYYRIEELWSRGAAVVRFQ; this is encoded by the coding sequence TGCTCTCAGAAAAGCAGGCTGAGGACATTATACTACTTGACATCGGCCGGGTCGCCAGCTTCGCGGACTACTTCGTAATCGCCTCAGCCGCCACCACGCGGCAAATGCAGGCCCTTCTTGATTCCATCGAGGACGAACTGGCGAAGAAGTCCGTCGCCGTGCGCCGCGAGGGGGCGTCCGACTCGGGGTGGGTCCTGCTCGACCTCGGCGACGTGATCGTCCACCTCTTCGACCCGGCGACCCGCGCTTACTACCGGATCGAGGAGCTATGGAGCAGGGGAGCGGCCGTTGTCCGCTTCCAGTGA
- the thiL gene encoding thiamine-phosphate kinase produces the protein MKVSELGEFELIARIKDELGAQEAAKTAMGRHSRLLLGIGDDAALWQSPSSAQIATTDTLVAGVHFPEGRVPWADLGWKALAVNVSDVAAMGGTPEYALVTLGLPSDFAVEDVLALYRGMADLGKEYGVVIAGGDLVRASRPFVTVALWGRATESQRGEPLFLSRDAAHAGDLIAVTGVLGNAAGGLRLLTERRPAPRQTVEYLRRAYLRPRPQVDLGRALVIAGVRCAIDVSDGLGLDLGHICEESQLGARVRVDQLPVSDQLKSAFPEEALTMAVGGGEDYELLFTGPARIVDRVRGRFATPITVVGEMVEDGERRPRFLDDAGNEMAFERAGWEHFFPESAR, from the coding sequence ATGAAGGTCTCTGAGCTCGGGGAGTTCGAGCTTATAGCGCGCATCAAGGATGAGCTGGGAGCGCAGGAGGCGGCGAAGACGGCAATGGGCCGCCATTCGCGTCTCCTTCTGGGTATCGGCGACGACGCTGCCCTCTGGCAGAGCCCCAGCAGCGCCCAGATCGCCACGACCGATACCCTCGTCGCCGGCGTCCACTTCCCCGAGGGGCGCGTTCCCTGGGCCGACTTAGGGTGGAAGGCGCTCGCCGTAAACGTCAGCGACGTCGCCGCCATGGGCGGCACGCCCGAATACGCGCTCGTCACTCTCGGCCTCCCATCTGATTTCGCCGTCGAGGACGTGCTCGCGCTCTATCGCGGGATGGCGGACCTGGGCAAGGAGTACGGCGTCGTCATCGCCGGCGGCGACCTGGTGCGCGCGTCCAGGCCGTTCGTGACCGTGGCCCTCTGGGGCCGGGCGACCGAGAGCCAGCGCGGCGAGCCCCTCTTCCTCTCGCGCGACGCCGCTCACGCCGGCGATCTGATCGCCGTGACCGGTGTGCTGGGGAACGCGGCCGGAGGGCTCCGCCTGCTGACGGAACGGCGGCCGGCGCCGCGCCAGACGGTCGAGTACCTGCGGCGGGCCTATCTCCGGCCGAGGCCGCAGGTCGACCTTGGACGCGCCCTTGTCATCGCCGGCGTCCGTTGCGCCATCGACGTGAGCGATGGGCTTGGCCTCGACCTCGGTCACATCTGCGAGGAGTCCCAACTGGGAGCAAGGGTCCGCGTCGACCAGTTGCCGGTGAGCGATCAGCTAAAGAGCGCGTTCCCCGAAGAAGCGCTGACGATGGCGGTCGGCGGCGGCGAGGACTATGAGTTGCTGTTCACCGGCCCCGCCCGCATCGTCGACCGCGTGCGCGGCCGCTTCGCGACGCCCATCACTGTTGTCGGCGAGATGGTGGAGGACGGAGAGCGGCGCCCGCGTTTCCTCGACGACGCGGGAAACGAGATGGCGTTCGAAAGGGCCGGCTGGGAGCACTTCTTTCCGGAAAGCGCGCGCTGA
- the ndk gene encoding nucleoside-diphosphate kinase produces the protein MERSLVLVKPDAMQRGLASEVLGRIERRGLKIVAMRLLQMDEEMAKRHYAEHVGKPFFAGLVAFITSCPIIAAVFEGENAVALVRQTMGATDPAKAAPGTIRGDLGIDLGRNLVHGSDSPQSAEREVALFFDKSEIVGYERSLEPWIKEA, from the coding sequence GTGGAACGGAGCCTGGTGCTGGTCAAGCCGGATGCGATGCAACGGGGACTCGCCAGCGAGGTGCTGGGCCGCATAGAGCGGCGCGGCCTGAAGATCGTGGCGATGCGCCTCCTTCAGATGGACGAGGAGATGGCGAAACGTCACTATGCCGAGCACGTCGGCAAGCCGTTCTTCGCGGGGCTAGTCGCGTTCATCACCTCCTGCCCCATAATCGCCGCCGTGTTCGAGGGGGAGAACGCCGTGGCGCTCGTCCGCCAGACGATGGGCGCGACCGACCCCGCGAAGGCAGCGCCCGGCACGATACGCGGAGACCTCGGCATCGACCTGGGGCGCAACCTCGTGCACGGCTCCGATTCGCCGCAATCGGCGGAGCGAGAGGTCGCTTTGTTCTTCGACAAGAGCGAGATCGTCGGCTACGAGCGCAGCCTGGAGCCGTGGATCAAGGAGGCGTAG
- the gyrA gene encoding DNA gyrase subunit A, whose amino-acid sequence MTTDATAGRIRPIKIEDEMRASYLDYAMSVIVSRALPDVRDGLKPVQRRILYAMSELGLRPNAAYKKSARIVGEVLGKYHPHGDDPVYEAMVRMAQDFSMRYRLVDGQGNFGSIDGDPAAAMRYTEARLTPHAEEMLADIDRDTVDFGPNFDDSLREPIVLPARLPNLLVNGAYGIAVGMATNVPPHNLSEICDALALLIDKPDAAIDEITKVVKGPDFPTGGLIFRYERTRKDGTEARHDAIQEAYRDGRGRVVMRARTHIEESRSGRQQIIVSELPYMTNKAALVERIADLARSKRIDGISDLRDESDRHGMRIVIEVSRAGQAQQVLNQLYRHTAMQSSFPINMLALVDNQPRTLSLRRTLEHYIAFRREVIRRRSQFELEKAREREHILQGLLKALENLDAVIQAIRRAQSAEQAKERLMKPPFKMSDRQAQAVLDMQLRRLARLERQKIEEEYAQIIQQIAYLEDLLANPRKIDFLIKEDAQDIKKRYGDSRRTQIIDQEVEEFSEEDLVPHQEVVITLSSRGYIKRLPLETYRLQRRGGRGITGMVTREADAVSRLLVADTHDSLLFFTQRGRVFQLKAYEVPDAKRQARGIPLVNLIELAQGDLVTAMIGVRSFEKDFLVLATARGEVKKTALSEFESVRRAGLIAMDLEEGDELITAKQAAEDDHVVLVSGKGKSVRFSVKELRSASRMSGGVRGISLAKDDSLVSMEVVAVGRQLLTVTANGFGKRTAFEEYTVHHRGGEGLVTHRTTDKTGTVVVARTVHGDQELILVSRNGIILRTRVDSIPIVGRAAQGVTLMGVGPGDAVASIASIDVGKAPARAPARKKGQTVRAKAARGEGGAGKAKPRSQAPGGEERSSRQPGGRPKSPPGAS is encoded by the coding sequence ATGACGACTGATGCAACGGCAGGCAGGATACGCCCCATCAAGATCGAGGACGAAATGCGGGCCTCCTACCTTGACTACGCCATGAGCGTCATCGTCTCCCGCGCCCTCCCCGACGTGCGCGACGGACTCAAGCCCGTGCAGCGCCGCATCCTTTACGCCATGTCGGAGCTGGGGCTGCGCCCCAACGCCGCCTATAAGAAGAGCGCCCGTATCGTGGGGGAGGTGCTCGGGAAGTACCACCCCCACGGCGACGACCCCGTGTACGAGGCAATGGTGCGCATGGCGCAGGACTTCTCCATGCGCTACCGGCTCGTCGACGGGCAGGGCAACTTCGGCAGCATCGACGGCGACCCCGCGGCGGCAATGCGCTACACCGAGGCGCGCCTTACACCCCACGCCGAAGAGATGCTAGCCGATATCGACCGCGACACCGTCGATTTCGGCCCCAACTTCGACGATAGCCTCCGAGAGCCGATCGTCCTCCCCGCCCGCCTGCCCAACCTGCTGGTGAACGGGGCCTACGGGATCGCCGTCGGCATGGCCACAAACGTCCCGCCGCACAACCTGTCAGAGATCTGCGACGCGCTTGCCCTCCTCATCGATAAGCCGGACGCCGCTATCGACGAGATCACGAAGGTGGTCAAGGGCCCCGACTTCCCGACCGGCGGGCTGATATTTCGGTACGAGCGGACGCGTAAGGACGGCACGGAGGCCAGGCATGACGCCATCCAGGAGGCGTATCGTGACGGTCGGGGCCGTGTCGTCATGCGCGCCCGCACACACATCGAGGAGTCCCGCAGCGGACGGCAGCAGATCATTGTCAGCGAGCTGCCGTATATGACGAACAAGGCGGCGCTCGTTGAGCGCATCGCCGACCTGGCGCGGAGCAAGCGCATCGACGGCATCAGCGACCTTCGCGACGAGTCGGACAGGCATGGCATGCGCATCGTCATTGAGGTGAGCCGCGCTGGCCAGGCGCAGCAGGTGCTCAACCAGCTCTACCGCCACACGGCGATGCAATCGTCCTTCCCCATCAACATGCTCGCGCTCGTCGATAATCAGCCCCGCACGCTGAGCTTGAGGCGGACGCTGGAGCACTACATTGCCTTCCGCCGCGAGGTCATTCGGCGGCGCTCGCAGTTCGAGCTCGAAAAGGCGCGGGAGCGAGAACACATTCTGCAAGGGCTCCTGAAAGCGCTGGAGAACCTCGACGCCGTCATTCAGGCCATTCGCCGCGCGCAGTCGGCGGAGCAGGCGAAAGAGCGCCTGATGAAGCCGCCGTTCAAGATGAGCGACCGGCAGGCGCAGGCGGTTCTGGACATGCAACTGCGGCGCCTGGCGCGCCTCGAGCGACAAAAGATCGAGGAGGAATACGCGCAGATAATCCAGCAGATCGCCTACCTGGAAGACCTGCTCGCCAATCCCCGCAAAATCGATTTCTTGATAAAAGAGGACGCGCAGGATATCAAGAAGCGGTACGGCGATTCGCGCCGGACGCAGATCATCGATCAGGAGGTCGAAGAATTCTCTGAAGAAGACCTCGTGCCGCACCAGGAGGTGGTGATCACCCTCAGCAGCCGCGGCTACATCAAGCGCCTGCCGCTGGAAACGTACCGCCTGCAGCGCCGGGGAGGACGCGGCATAACGGGCATGGTGACGCGCGAGGCCGACGCCGTGTCGCGTCTGCTCGTCGCCGACACGCACGATAGTCTGCTCTTTTTCACGCAACGCGGCCGCGTATTCCAGCTCAAGGCCTATGAGGTGCCGGACGCCAAGCGGCAAGCGCGCGGCATACCGCTGGTAAACCTGATCGAGCTCGCTCAGGGCGACCTGGTCACGGCGATGATCGGAGTGCGGAGCTTTGAGAAGGACTTCTTGGTGCTGGCGACGGCGCGCGGCGAAGTGAAGAAGACGGCGCTCTCCGAATTCGAGTCGGTGCGACGGGCGGGCTTGATAGCAATGGACCTGGAAGAAGGCGATGAGCTTATCACTGCCAAGCAGGCGGCGGAAGACGATCACGTGGTCCTCGTCAGCGGCAAGGGGAAGTCGGTGCGTTTCTCGGTGAAAGAGCTGCGGTCCGCTTCGCGCATGAGCGGGGGCGTTCGCGGGATCTCGCTCGCCAAGGACGATTCCCTCGTCAGCATGGAGGTCGTGGCGGTCGGCCGGCAGCTACTGACCGTAACGGCGAACGGCTTCGGAAAGCGCACCGCCTTCGAGGAGTACACCGTGCACCACCGGGGCGGCGAAGGCCTCGTAACTCATAGGACAACGGACAAAACGGGCACCGTAGTGGTCGCGAGGACCGTGCATGGCGACCAGGAACTGATACTCGTATCGCGAAACGGCATTATCCTGAGGACGCGAGTCGATAGCATCCCCATCGTCGGACGCGCGGCCCAGGGCGTAACGCTGATGGGCGTGGGGCCTGGCGACGCCGTCGCGTCAATCGCCTCCATCGACGTTGGAAAGGCCCCGGCCAGGGCGCCCGCCAGGAAGAAGGGCCAGACGGTCCGCGCTAAAGCCGCGCGCGGCGAAGGTGGAGCGGGCAAGGCGAAGCCCAGGTCGCAGGCGCCGGGCGGTGAAGAACGGTCGAGTCGCCAACCGGGCGGGAGGCCAAAGAGCCCACCCGGCGCTTCGTAG
- a CDS encoding tetratricopeptide repeat protein, with product MKRQRMEQAIQLALQNRWDEAAALNRSIISLFPSDVDAYNRLGKALMEMGEHEEARGAYMKALTLDPGNVIARKNLARLDAIKARRGRCEAARNLNPSLFIAESGKTGIVMLNDVAAERRAHLTAGDSVNLKPHGSTILVETLDGEPLGEIEPRLGLRLSRLMEAGNRYVAAVAGLSDGEVRVIIREIYQHPSQQGKPSFPALTGDTFRPYVKERLLRHDVEEEEILEELEEAEEWDQETVATEGDMTLQDYQETAAGEGDEEEEFEE from the coding sequence TTGAAGAGACAGCGCATGGAGCAGGCGATCCAGCTTGCTCTCCAGAACCGTTGGGATGAGGCGGCGGCCTTGAATCGGTCGATCATAAGCCTTTTCCCCTCCGACGTCGACGCGTACAACCGGTTGGGCAAGGCGCTCATGGAGATGGGGGAACATGAGGAGGCGCGAGGCGCCTATATGAAGGCGCTGACGCTGGACCCCGGGAACGTCATCGCCCGCAAGAACCTGGCGCGGCTGGACGCCATTAAGGCGCGCCGGGGACGCTGCGAAGCGGCGCGGAACCTTAACCCGTCGCTGTTTATCGCCGAAAGCGGCAAGACGGGCATCGTCATGCTGAACGACGTCGCGGCTGAGCGACGGGCGCACCTGACGGCAGGCGACTCGGTGAACCTGAAGCCGCACGGCAGCACTATCCTGGTGGAGACGCTCGACGGCGAGCCGCTGGGCGAGATCGAGCCCCGCCTGGGGCTGCGCCTGTCGCGGCTGATGGAGGCCGGCAACCGCTACGTGGCGGCGGTGGCCGGGCTCTCGGACGGCGAGGTGCGCGTAATCATCCGCGAGATCTACCAGCACCCCAGCCAACAGGGGAAACCGTCGTTTCCCGCGCTCACGGGGGATACGTTCCGACCCTATGTAAAGGAGAGGCTGCTCCGGCATGACGTAGAGGAGGAAGAGATCCTGGAGGAGCTGGAAGAGGCGGAGGAGTGGGACCAGGAGACGGTGGCCACGGAAGGGGATATGACCCTCCAGGACTACCAGGAGACGGCCGCGGGCGAAGGAGACGAGGAGGAGGAGTTCGAGGAGTAG